The region GAGAgggacgatgatgacggaaAGGCCTTTGCCGCCAGGGCCGCCGGTGCGGACAGCCATGGTCGTGTAGTCGGACCAGATGCCATTTGTAATCCTGCATGATTTTAGTTTTCACTTCACTCTACGAATTTTTAGGTCAAATATACCATTTCTTGGCTCCATTGATGATATAGTGCTTCCCATCGGCACTCTTCTCAGCCGTAGTGGTAATGTTGGCAACATCGCTGCCCGCGTCAGGTTCCGTGATGGCGATGCACGTGCGCTTCCTGCCAGTCAAGAAATCTGGTAGAAAACGGTTTTGCAAGTCTTTGCTCCCATGCTTGATAATGGGAGGGATTCCAAACGCGAAGCCGGCGTTTAAGGAAGCGCCAGGGCCAGCTAAACCCGAGCGAGCCAACTTTACTTCGATCAGCTGTTGTTGTTACAGGTGGGATAACGCGGGCAGTAAACAAACCTCGTCGCAGTAAATGCCAGTGTGCAAGTAATCCCAGTCCTCAACCTTGACGCCCAATATGTCGTTGATGCcgagcttcttcagccactcCACGGGTAATGGGGCCGGCAAGTTGGGCAGCAGCATGCCGCTCTTGCAGAATGTGCTAAAGACATGTTCGGGAACTTGACCTTCTTTTTCCCATTCGGGTGCATGGCTGAGTAGGTTGTCCCATAGAAACTTGCGACAAGCTTTCTGGAACTGGAGATGCGATTGGGAGTAGTATGGGGATGGGAGGCCGCAGAGGTAGGCTGGTTCGGAGAAAGGAATTGGGTTGTCGAGGTTTTCGGCCATTGTGAAGTTGAGAATGTGCCACGAGGGAAGTTGGTGCCCGTGTATTGATCGCGAATGAAGCGATGATGCGGCTTGACGGGCCCgttttatttatttattggAGATCTGGTGGAGCTCAGTCACAGGAACATTTGAACGGTTGGAGGTTTGgaggt is a window of Pochonia chlamydosporia 170 chromosome 5, whole genome shotgun sequence DNA encoding:
- a CDS encoding acyl-CoA dehydrogenase (similar to Coccidioides immitis RS XP_001243090.1), yielding MAENLDNPIPFSEPAYLCGLPSPYYSQSHLQFQKACRKFLWDNLLSHAPEWEKEGQVPEHVFSTFCKSGMLLPNLPAPLPVEWLKKLGINDILGVKVEDWDYLHTGIYCDELARSGLAGPGASLNAGFAFGIPPIIKHGSKDLQNRFLPDFLTGRKRTCIAITEPDAGSDVANITTTAEKSADGKHYIINGAKKWITNGIWSDYTTMAVRTGGPGGKGLSVIIVPLKGHPGVTMRRLPVGGQKAGGTTYIELDDVKVPVENLIGREGDGLRIILTNFNHERLTIAVGVTRQARTALSAAFAYCLKRDAFGKKLMDQPVVRHRLAKAGAELETMNAWTEQILYQLCHMKPQEADLKLGGITALAKAKSAMVLNECAQCAVLLFGGNGFTAAGQGALVEAIYRDVPGARIPGGSEDVLLDLAVRQLVKVYQAGGLPTSQASKI